The proteins below come from a single Triticum aestivum cultivar Chinese Spring chromosome 5D, IWGSC CS RefSeq v2.1, whole genome shotgun sequence genomic window:
- the LOC123120056 gene encoding DEAD-box ATP-dependent RNA helicase 27, with translation MGSAKSSKSSKKRKPAAPPPESDSEQEETVHETAAAEEFNQEEQPQPQQQSDAGDEQHEHGKEAQETGKEKKKKKDKEGSGILTSMLFSELPISELTAKAIREMNYTHLAQIQARSIPHLLEGRDVMGAAKTGSGKTLAFLIPAIELLYNLHFSPRNGTGVIVVCPTRELAIQTQNVAKELMKYHSQTLGYVIGGNGRRTEADQLAKGVNLLVATPGRLLDHLQNTKGFIYRRLKCLIIDEADRILEQNFEEDMKQIFKRLPQNRQTVLFSATQTKEVEDFAKLSFEKNEERKEKPVYISVDDGKSNATVEGLQQGYCVIPSDKRFLVLYAFLKKKQSKKVMVFFSSCSSVKFHAELLNFLQIECEDIHGKQKQQKRTTTFFNFCKAEKGILLCTNVAARGLDIPDVDYIVQYDPPDEPKDYIHRVGRTARGEKGKGSALLFLLPQELKFLIYLKAAKISLTEYEFNNKNVPNLQSHLENIVVENYFLNQSAKEAYRSYILAYNSHAMKDIFNVHDLDMKAVAASFCFKNPPKVNLDLESSASKRRKTRKVDGGARRHGINAANPYGWKGGDDNRQFARF, from the exons ATGGGCTCCGCCAAGTCCTCCAAATCCTCCAAGAAGCGGaaacccgccgccccgccgccagagTCGGACTCCGAGCAGGAGGAGACGGTCCACGAGACCGCCGCTGCCGAGGAATTCAACCAAGAGgagcagccgcagccgcagcagcagTCGGACGCAGGAGACGAGCAACATGAGCATGGCAAGGAGGCGCAGGAGACGggaaaggagaaaaagaagaagaaggacaaggaggGCTCCGGAATCCTCACCAGCATGCTCTTCTCGGAGCTCCCCATCTCCGAGCTCACCGCCAAGGCCATCAGGGAGATGAACTACACCCACCTCGCCCAG ATTCAAGCTCGGTCGATACCTCATCTGTTGGAAGGAAGGGATGTGATGGGAGCTGCCAAGACTGGCTCAGGGAAGACCCTTGCGTTCCTCATACCGGCGATTGAGCTTCTCTATAACCTGCATTTCTCGCCGAGGAATGGCACAGGAGTTATTGTGGTTTGCCCTACAAGGGAGCTTGCCATACAG ACACAAAATGTTGCTAAGGAATTGATGAAGTATCACTCACAAACCCTCGGATATGTAATTGGTGGTAATGGCCGGAGAACTGAAGCTGACCAGCTTGCAAAGGGGGTCAATTTGTTAGTAGCTACACCAGGCAGGCTGTTGGACCATCTGCAAAACACCAAGGGTTTCATATATAGAAGACTAAAG TGTCTTATAATTGATGAAGCTGATCGCATTCTTGAGCAGAACTTTGAGGAAGACATGAAACAAATATTTAAACGCCTTCCCCAG AATCGGCAGACAGTTCTTTTTTCTGCGACACAAACGAAAGAG GTTGAAGATTTTGCCAAGTTGTCATTTGAGAAAAACGAAGAAAGGAAAGAAAAACCTGTTTAtatctcagttgatgatggtaaatCAAAT GCTACCGTGGAAGGCTTACAGCAGGGCTATTGTGTCATTCCTAGCGACAAGAGGTTTTTGGTTctgtatgctttcctaaaaaagaaACAGTCTAAGAAGGTCATGGTGTTCTTTTCATCATGTAGCTCAGTAAAGTTCCATGCAGAGCTTCTAAATTTTCTCCAGATAGAGTGTGAAGATATCCATGGGAAACAAAAACAGCAGAAACGAACTACAACATTCTTTAACTTCTGCAAGGCAGAAAAGGGCATCTTATTATGCACTAATGTGGCAGCACGTGGACTTGATATTCCTGATGTG GATTATATTGTGCAATATGACCCTCCAGATGAACCAAAG GATTACATTCACAGAGTTGGTCGTACTGCACGTGGTGAAAAAGGCAAAGGAAGCGCCTTATTGTTCTTGTTGCCACAAGAACTGAAGTTTCTTATTTACCTGAAG GCAGCCAAGATTTCTCTCACAGAATACGAGTTCAATAATAAGAATGTGCCAAATTTACAATCACATCTT GAGAACATCGTTGTCGAGAATTACTTCCTAAACCAGTCAGCTAAGGAAGCCTACAGATCCTACATCTTGGCATACAACTCACACGCCATGAAGGACATTTTTAATGTTCATGATCTTGATATGAAG GCTGTAGCAGCATCATTCTGTTTTAAGAACCCTCCAAAAGTGAACCTCGACTTGGAGAGCAGCGCTTCTAAACGTCGGAAGACAAGGAAAGTGGATGGTGGGGCGAGGAGGCATGGTATCAATGCCGCAAATCCTTATGGATGGAAGGGCGGTGATGATAACAGGCAGTTTGCAAGATTCTAG
- the LOC123120055 gene encoding probable methyltransferase PMT24: MPLFDRDRYQRLPLDVGGGGARRPASSCATATIVLFVGLCLVAAWMMAPTSNVPMGVSPDKAGEDTDVGLTRSVVKGGDADITQATDKAAKEDHDGPAVQTTEVDQSAEKTDADASSTTAGKPDGDTVAGVESPSKNLTSSHDSGMTEGGDVAKPEEDRDKNVQNNTEEATTDKSAEDASTGTNQSSGNNADQNTEAATTDKGAEDASTGTNQSGGNNAEQNTEEATTDKSAEDPSTGTNQSGGNNAEQNTEEATTDKSDEDVSTGTNQSGGNNAEQNTEEAPRDTTDTGDQIDKSSDTTETGGQGEKNVEAAPTEKKGETEDNITNKNAEETPAYAKEAGDDGTEKNQTAFDDRTGDDAATGAASKNQTFVDKKDTPRNQTTTTVEDTLSEEDGMVLTNSSTANQGEERPVTEPVTGGDTETAELLPSGQAELLNETTTAEQDVTFPTQATESSEEKAQNSRKEHKNKGNVVVVVGESSTEEASYVWKLCNTSAGADYIPCLDNEAAIKGLKSNKHYEHRERHCPSPAPSCLVPLPEGYRQPIPWPESRERIWYNNVPHTKLALYKGHQNWVKVSDDGEHLVFPGGGTQFLNGAPHYIDVIQEALPAVAWGTRSRVALDVGCGVASLGGYLFDKDVLAMSFAPKDEHEAQVQFALERGIPAISAVMGTKRLPFPGGAYDVVHCARCRVPWHIEGGKLLLEANRLLRPGGLFVWSATPVYRKDAENVGIWQAMAALTKSMCWEMVTRTSDTVDQTAMVIFKKPSSNECYSKRSRAEPPLCEESDDPNAAWNITLQACMHRVATEAAARGSRWPEQWPERLTAAPYWLNESQVGVYGKPAADDLAADTKHWREAVNSSYLSGMGIEWKNVRNVIDMRSVYGGLAAALRDMKVWVMNIVSVESPDTLPIIYERGLLGMYHDWCESLSTYPRSYDLVHADHLFSKLKYRCKVRLVMAEVDRILRPEGKMIVRDDRETAEEVERIAKSLHWEVRMAVSNQGERLLCFHKTMWRPTQVQPLG, from the exons ATGCCGTTGTTTGATCGAGATCGCTACCAGAGGCTGCCGCTggacgtcggcggcggtggcgcccGGCGGCCCGCGTCGTCCTGCGCCACGGCCACGATCGTCCTCTTCGTGGGGCTCTGCCTCGTCGCCGCGTGGATGATGGCGCCCACGAGCAACGTCCCGATGGGCGTCTCACCGGACAAGGCCGGGGAGGACACGGACGTCGGCTTGACCCGCAGCGTCGTCAAGGGTGGCGACGCCGACATTACACAGGCAACAGACAAGGCCGCCAAGGAGGACCACGACGGTCCGGCCGTGCAAACGACGGAGGTCGACCAGAGCGCAGAGAAGACGGATGCCGATGCCAGCAGCACCACCGCAGGCAAGCCCGACGGCGACACCGTAGCCGGGGTCGAGTCGCCGTCCAAGAACCTCACATCCTCTCACGACAGCGGCATGACGGAAGGCGGGGATGTGGCCAAGCCGGAGGAAGACCGCGACAAGAATGTCCAGAATAACACGGAGGAGGCGACGACCGACAAGAGCGCCGAGGATGCATCGACAGGCACGAACCAGAGCAGCGGCAACAACGCCGACCAGAACACGGAGGCGGCGACGACCGACAAGGGCGCCGAGGATGCGTCGACAGGCACGAACCAGAGCGGCGGCAACAACGCCGAGCAAAACACGGAGGAGGCAACGACCGACAAGAGCGCCGAGGATCCGTCGACAGGCACGAACCAGAGCGGCGGCAACAACGCCGAGCAGAACACGGAGGAGGCGACGACTGACAAGAGCGACGAGGATGTGTCAACAGGCACAAACCAGAGCGGCGGCAACAACGCCGAGCAGAACACGGAGGAGGCACCTAGAGACACGACGGACACCGGTGACCAGATTGATAAAAGCTCCGACACTACGGAGACCGGCGGCCAGGGCGAGAAGAACGTCGAGGCGGCGCCCACCGAGAAGAAGGGTGAGACAGAAGATAACATCACCAACAAGAACGCCGAAGAGACGCCGGCCTATGCAAAAGAAGCTGGCGACGACGGCACGGAGAAGAACCAGACAGCCTTCGACGACCGGACCGGCGACGATGCGGCCACCGGCGCTGCATCCAAGAACCAAACGTTCGTCGACAAGAAGGACACGCCCAGGAACCAGACAACTACAACGGTAGAGGACACACTCTCTGAAGAAGACGGGATGGTTCTAACGAACAGTAGTACCGCCAACCAAGGCGAAGAGAGGCCAGTGACGGAGCCGGTGACCGGCGGCGACACAGAAACGGCAGAGCTGCTGCCGAGCGGGCAGGCGGAGCTGCTCAACGAGACGACGACGGCTGAGCAGGACGTCACGTTCCCGACACAGGCGACGGAGTCGAGCGAGGAGAAGGCGCAGAACAGCAGGAAGGagcacaagaacaaaggcaacgTGGTGGTCGTCGTCGGCGAGTCGTCCACGGAGGAGGCCTCGTACGTGTGGAAGCTGTGCAACACGAGCGCCGGCGCGGACTACATCCCGTGCCTGGACAACGAGGCGGCCATCAAGGGGCTCAAGAGCAACAAGCACTACGAGCACCGCGAGCGGCACTGCCCGTCCCCAGCGCCGTCATGCCTGGTGCCGCTGCCGGAGGGCTACCGGCAACCGATCCCGTGGCCGGAAAGCCGCGAGAGGATCTGGTACAACAACGTGCCGCACACCAAGCTGGCGCTGTACAAGGGGCACCAAAACTGGGTGAAGGTCTCCGACGACGGCGAGCACCTGGTGTTCCCGGGCGGCGGCACGCAGTTCCTGAACGGGGCGCCGCACTACATCGACGTGATCCAGGAGGCGCTCCCGGCGGTGGCGTGGGGGACGCGCAGCCGCGTGGCGCTTGACGTCGGCTGCGGCGTGGCAAGCTTGGGCGGGTACCTGTTCGACAAGGACGTGCTGGCCATGTCGTTTGCGCCCAAGGACGAGCACGAGGCGCAGGTGCAGTTCGCGCTGGAGCGCGGGATCCCGGCCATCTCCGCCGTGATGGGCACGAAGCGGCTCCCCTTCCCCGGCGGCGCCTACGACGTGGTGCACTGCGCGCGGTGCCGCGTGCCGTGGCACATCGAGGGAGGCAAGCTGCTGCTGGAGGCGAACCGGCTGCTCCGGCCCGGAGGGCTGTTCGTGTGGTCAGCGACGCCGGTGTACCGGAAGGACGCGGAGAACGTGGGGATCTGGCAAGCCATGGCTGCACTGACCAAGTCCATGTGCTGGGAGATGGTGACGAGGACGAGCGACACGGTGGACCAGACCGCCATGGTCATCTTCAAGAAGCCGTCCAGCAACGAGTGCTACAGCAAGAGGAGCCGGGCGGAGCCGCCGCTGTGCGAGGAGTCGGATGACCCCAACGCAGCATG GAACATAACGCTGCAGGCGTGCATGCACAGAGTGGCCACCGAGGCAGCGGCGCGAGGCTCGCGGTGGCCGGAGCAGTGGCCGGAGAGGCTGACGGCGGCGCCCTACTGGCTGAACGAGAGCCAGGTGGGCGTGTACGGCAAGCCCGCGGCGGATGACCTGGCGGCGGACACGAAGCACTGGAGGGAGGCGGTCAACAGCTCGTACCTGAGCGGCATGGGCATCGAGTGGAAGAACGTGAGGAACGTCATCGACATGCGATCCGTCTACGGCGG GTTGGCGGCGGCGCTGCGCGACATGAAGGTGTGGGTGATGAACATCGTGTCGGTGGAGTCGCCGGACACGCTGCCCATCATCTACGAGCGCGGGCTCTTGGGGATGTACCATGACTGGTGCGAGTCCCTGAGCACGTACCCGAGGTCGTACGATCTCGTCCACGCCGACCATCTCTTCTCCAAGCTCAAGTACAGGTGCAAGGTGAGGCTGGTGATGGCGGAGGTGGACCGGATCCTCAGGCCGGAGGGGAAGATGATCGTCCGTGACGACAGGGAGACGgccgaggaggtggagagaatcgCCAAATCTCTGCATTGGGAGGTCCGGATGGCCGTGTCAAACCAGGGGGAGAGGCTGCTCTGCTTCCACAAGACCATGTGGCGACCCACCCAAGTCCAACCACTGGGCTAG